The following proteins are encoded in a genomic region of Amphiura filiformis chromosome 18, Afil_fr2py, whole genome shotgun sequence:
- the LOC140139228 gene encoding dopamine receptor 1-like codes for MIFAIVLIFLAVATIVGNTFCLLVLRQNVDGISDVVSIFMKSLAAADLFTGIFTISPAIGPAIVGDWPYSYTYCGINAFTQNLFGTCSIFSLISVNVERYIAIVYPLQYTHLVTAGKARIVVINIWIFATGWAVLHVFRPGQVVKYHTGIKMCVADPIDPDDSDVTSVIWAMAFFALPCVVTVGMYLRLYCISRAHARRIDADESVVRQVENNVAARFRSVEFKTSVTFFILTLLLIATYIPISVVIALDSSGVLFRRSTSKPLEGTVVALWLANSCINVVVYSIRNKSFRRRGRQLLGVPSIENDSSVRVSAITGHTN; via the coding sequence ATGATTTTCGCAATTGTTCTGATATTTCTTGCTGTTGCTACCATTGTTGGAAACACATTCTGCTTACTTGTACTTCGTCAAAACGTTGACGGAATTAGCGATGTCGTAAGCATCTTTATGAAAAGCCTAGCAGCAGCGGACTTATTCACTGGCATCTTTACGATTTCCCCAGCAATAGGACCGGCAATCGTTGGCGATTGGCCATACTCGTACACTTATTGTGGCATCAACGCTTTCACACAAAACCTCTTTGGTACTTGTTCCATTTTTTCTCTGATTTCGGTAAATGTAGAACGATATATTGCAATTGTATACCCACTACAGTATACACATTTGGTAACAGCTGGCAAAGCTCGCATCGTCGTCATCAACATCTGGATATTTGCCACAGGGTGGGCTGTTCTACACGTGTTTCGACCAGGACAGGTTGTTAAATATCACACAGGTATTAAAATGTGCGTGGCTGATCCAATAGACCCTGATGACAGTGATGTTACAAGTGTTATCTGGGCGATGGCGTTCTTTGCACTTCCATGTGTTGTAACAGTAGGCATGTACTTGCGCTTATACTGCATATCAAGAGCTCATGCTCGAAGAATTGATGCAGATGAATCTGTTGTTCGTCAAGTAGAAAATAATGTAGCGGCTCGGTTTCGTAGTGTCGAGTTTAAAACAAGTGTAACATTCTTTATTCTAACTTTACTGCTTATTGCCACATACATACCAATATCCGTGGTGATTGCTTTGGATAGTTCTGGAGTTTTATTCCGCAGATCTACTAGCAAGCCACTAGAAGGGACTGTTGTCGCTTTGTGGTTGGCTAATAGTTGCATTAACGTTGTGGTCTATTCAATACGCAATAAATCCTTTCGTCGTCGTGGAAGACAACTACTTGGAGTTCCGTCGATAGAAAATGACTCAAGCGTAAGAGTGTCTGCAATTACTGGACATACCAATTAA